One Siniperca chuatsi isolate FFG_IHB_CAS linkage group LG8, ASM2008510v1, whole genome shotgun sequence DNA segment encodes these proteins:
- the ube2d2 gene encoding ubiquitin-conjugating enzyme E2 D2 isoform X1, which produces MALKRIHKELNDLARDPPAQCSAGPVGDDMFHWQATIMGPNDSPYQSGVFFLTIHFPTDYPFKPPKVAFTTRIYHPNINSNGSICLDILRSQWSPALTISKVLLSICSLLCDPNPDDPLVPEIARIYKTDREKYNKIAREWTQKYAM; this is translated from the exons ATGGCTCTGAAAAGAATTCACAAG GAGTTGAACGACTTGGCACGGGACCCACCAGCCCAGTGTTCTGCAGGACCAGTAGGAGATGACA tgtttcactgGCAAGCCACAATAATGGGACCT AATGACAGTCCTTACCAGAGCGGGGTTTTCTTCTTGACCATACACTTTCCCACAGACTACCCCTTCAAACCGCCAAAG gTTGCATTTACCACAAGAATCTACCACCCAAATATCAACAGCAACGGCAGCATTTGTCTTGACATTCTGCGATCACAGTGGTCTCCAGCTCTCACCATCTCCAAAG TCCTCCTGTCCATCTGCTCTCTGCTGTGCGACCCAAACCCGGATGACCCCTTAGTACCCGAGATCGCCCGCATCTACAAGACGGACAGGGAAAA GTACAACAAAATAGCTCGGGAATGGACACAAAAGTATGCAATGTAG
- the ube2d2 gene encoding ubiquitin-conjugating enzyme E2 D2 isoform X2, with product MFHWQATIMGPNDSPYQSGVFFLTIHFPTDYPFKPPKVAFTTRIYHPNINSNGSICLDILRSQWSPALTISKVLLSICSLLCDPNPDDPLVPEIARIYKTDREKYNKIAREWTQKYAM from the exons A tgtttcactgGCAAGCCACAATAATGGGACCT AATGACAGTCCTTACCAGAGCGGGGTTTTCTTCTTGACCATACACTTTCCCACAGACTACCCCTTCAAACCGCCAAAG gTTGCATTTACCACAAGAATCTACCACCCAAATATCAACAGCAACGGCAGCATTTGTCTTGACATTCTGCGATCACAGTGGTCTCCAGCTCTCACCATCTCCAAAG TCCTCCTGTCCATCTGCTCTCTGCTGTGCGACCCAAACCCGGATGACCCCTTAGTACCCGAGATCGCCCGCATCTACAAGACGGACAGGGAAAA GTACAACAAAATAGCTCGGGAATGGACACAAAAGTATGCAATGTAG
- the zgc:110843 gene encoding CDGSH iron-sulfur domain-containing protein 1, with protein sequence MTTQSLPVMPQLSVPPIPSLASSGFRISKEHLVVAVPVAVVAAVGGFLVSHYLSGRSCKKGQVNTSISKDSPKVVHSFDMEDIGTKAVYCRCWKSKKFPYCDGAHTKHNEETGDNVGPLIIKKKDA encoded by the exons ATGACAACCCAAAGTTTACCTGTTATGCCACAGCTGTCAGTGCCTCCAATTCCCTCATTAGCCAGCTCGGGATTCAGAATATCAAAAG agcATTTGGTGGTTGCGGTGCCGGTTGCAGTGGTTGCAGCTGTTGGAGGTTTCCTAGTCAGCCATTACCTGAGCGGGCGGAGCTGTAAAAAGGGCCAGGTGAACACATCCATCAGTAAAGATAGTCCCAAAGTGGTCCACAGCTTCGACATGGAGGACATCGGCACCAAGGCTGTGTACTGCCGCTGCTGGAAGTCAAAGAAG TTCCCTTACTGCGACGGAGCGCACACCAAACACAACGAGGAAACCGGGGACAACGTCGGACCGCTCATCATCAAAAAGAAGGATGCTTAA
- the cxxc5b gene encoding CXXC-type zinc finger protein 5: protein MSTAVDIAGPSSPDQAHSSAKIPNEPLRPSLKRSNHPYSLSHYISTPSPAVDVKGLIQPSPAQQRATQPAHTKPRRAPSWPDMWESPSGLHLAHAAELLMRAGLLALTPATTEQAGLGAQSSQPAKREAAEAKGGKGDREGGGSGPEEEEEDSSGCGTDFQPFLGAWFPFSPALFPLAGFQMGGGHWRSAAMGADGIEGLVAEGYSPGSLGGGSGGRRKRKRCGECVPCRRQTNCEQCSSCRNRKRGHQICKYRKCEELKRKPGGPGFESRVSGFDLRGSDFTLGLAQERSNGALDG, encoded by the coding sequence ATGTCCACCGCTGTAGACATCGCTGGCCCTTCCTCCCCAGATCAGGCCCACAGCAGCGCTAAAATCCCCAATGAGCCACTGAGACCCAGCCTTAAGCGCTCCAACCACCCCTACAGCCTCTCCCATTACATCTCCACACCATCCCCAGCCGTGGACGTCAAAGGCCTGATCCAGCCCTCCCCGGCCCAGCAGCGGGCCACCCAGCCTGCACACACTAAGCCTCGCCGGGCCCCCTCCTGGCCCGACATGTGGGAGTCGCCCAGCGGGCTCCACCTGGCCCACGCCGCAGAGCTGCTGATGCGCGCCGGGCTGCTGGCTCTGACCCCCGCCACCACAGAGCAGGCCGGCCTGGGTGCACAGAGCAGCCAGCCAGCTAAAAGAGAGGCTGCAGAGGCAAAGGGGGGGAAGGGGGACCGGGAGGGAGGTGGATCCGGgccggaggaggaggaagaggactcCTCTGGATGTGGCACTGACTTCCAACCTTTCCTGGGTGCCTGGTTCCCCTTCAGCCCCGCTCTGTTCCCCCTGGCAGGCTTCCAGATGGGGGGAGGCCACTGGAGGAGCGCGGCCATGGGAGCTGATGGCATCGAGGGGCTGGTGGCCGAGGGCTACTCTCCTGGCTCCCTGGGCGGGGGCAGTGgagggagaaggaagaggaagaggtgtGGGGAGTGCGTACCTTGTCGGCGTCAGACGAACTGCGAACAGTGCAGCAGCTGCCGCAATCGCAAGAGGGGACACCAGATCTGTAAATACAGGAAGTgtgaggagctgaagaggaagCCGGGAGGTCCTGGGTTTGAGAGCAGAGTGTCTGGGTTTGATCTAAGGGGCTCCGACTTTACTTTGGGTCTGGCACAGGAGAGAAGCAACGGCGCCTTAGATGGATAG
- the zgc:92242 gene encoding SH2 domain-containing protein 4A has translation MLAKILEDMWVEPEVLEALSEEQKRILFLKMREEQVRRWREREEKEEKERRDNNTRPKKAFNKHVRWLLGRDGDVSVSVIGDVDEFRSSKLLQSLVNNRVHSDNMNGIQTADLLPGREAQQLGFKEDIQLSLTDVSDGPASPNGQLSEEDMDSCSADDDPKDPAEDSDSESGSSSDNHGDWTPLYRPHLSSHGNQPPLKAQLPDTERAGPQDREIVCCEEKKSEHGGRVAQLRKAFTDDPRTSTPPAYTKPPLPAKPAHLQKRSTPLIH, from the exons ATGCTGGCTAAAATCCTTGAGGACATGTGGGTGGAGCCCGAGGTGCTGGAGGCCCTCAGCGAGGAGCAGAAGAGGATCCTCTTCCTGAAGATGAGAGAGGAGCAGGTACGCCGCTGGAGAGAGcgggaggaaaaggaggagaaggaacGAAGAGACAACAACACCAGGCCAAAGAAAG CTTTCAATAAACATGTGAGGTGGCTGCTCGGTCGGGACGGAGACGTGAGCGTCAGTGTGATCGGAGACGTGGACGAGTTCAGGTCCTCCAAACTTCTCCAGAGCCTCGTGAACAACAG AGTCCACAGTGATAATATGAATGGCATCCAGACAGCGGACTTGCTGCCAGGAAGAGAGGCCCAGCAGCTCGGCTTTAAAGAAGACATCCAGCTGTCCCTCACAGATGTTAGC GACGGCCCAGCTTCACCGAACGGCCAGTTATCTGAGGAGGACATGGACTCCTGCAGCGCTGACGACGACCCGAAGGACCCCGCCGAGGACAGCGACAGCGAGTCAGGCAGCAGCTCGGACAACCACGGCGACTGGACTCCTCTCTACAGGCCCCATCTTAGTAGCCATGGCAACCAGCCGCCACTCAAAGCCCAGCTGCCAGACACGGAGAGGGCCGGCCCACAGGACAGag AGATTGTGTGCTGTGAAGAGAAAAAGTCTGAACATGGAGGTCGCGTGGCGCAGCTCAGGAAGGCATTCACTGACGATCCTCGCACCAGCACACCGCCTGCCTACACCAAACCTCCTTTACCTGCCAAACCTGCTCACCTACAGAAAAGAAGCACACCCTTGATTCATTAA